A single genomic interval of Zonotrichia albicollis isolate bZonAlb1 chromosome 33, bZonAlb1.hap1, whole genome shotgun sequence harbors:
- the LOC141726166 gene encoding olfactory receptor 14J1-like, whose translation MSNHSSISHYFLLALADTRQLQLLHFCLLLGISLAALLGNGLIISAIACGHHLHTPMFFFLLNLALSDLGFICTTVPKAMHNSLWNTRTISYTGCAAQVFFFGHFISAEFSLVTIMCYDRYVSICKPLHYGTLLGSRACAHMAAAAWATAFLYSLLHTANTFSLPLCKGNALDQFFCEIPQILKLSCSKSYLRELGVIAVSVCLVFGCFVFIVFSYVQIFRAVLRIPSEQGRNKAFSTCLPHLAVVSLLVSTVAVAYLKPPSISSPSLDLTVSVLYSVVPPALNPFIYSLRNQELKAEVWRLMTGCFQEH comes from the coding sequence ATGTCTAAccacagctccatcagccactacttcctgctggcactggcagacacgcggcagctgcagctcctgcatttctgcctcttgctgggcatctccctggctgccctcctgggcaacggcctcatcatcagcgccatagcctgcggccaccacctgcacacgcccatgttcttcttcctgctcaacctggccctcagcgacctgggattcatctgcaccactgtccccaaagccatgcacaattccctctggaacaccaggaccatctcctacacaggatgtgctgcacaggtctttttttttggacatttcatctcagcagagttttccctcgtgaccatcatgtgctacgaccgctatgtgtccatctgcaaacccctgcactacgggaccctcctgggcagcagagcttgtgcccacatggcagcagctgcctgggccactgcctttctctattcactgctgcacacggccaatacattttccctgcccctgtgcaaAGGAAATGCCTTGgatcagttcttctgtgaaatccctcagatcctcaagctctcctgctctaaATCCTATCTCAGGGAACTCGGGGTCATTGCAGTTAGTGTTTGTTTAGtatttggctgttttgtgttcattgttttttcctatgtgcagatcttcagggctgtgctgaggatcccctctgagcagggtcGGAACAAAGcgttttccacctgcctccctcacctggctgtggtctctctGTTGGTCAGCACTGTAGCagttgcctacctgaagcccccctccatctcctccccatccctggatctaacagtgtcagttctgtactcagtggtgcctccagccctgaaccccttcatctacagcctgaggaaccaggagctcaaggctgaagtgtggagactgatgactggatgctttcaggaacattaa